The Ananas comosus cultivar F153 linkage group 7, ASM154086v1, whole genome shotgun sequence genome has a window encoding:
- the LOC109712886 gene encoding pentatricopeptide repeat-containing protein At4g02750-like, whose protein sequence is MSCKLKSAGDGAALVFHQNLKLTHLAKCGRLDEAVAVFNAMSTRNTVTYNSMISAYAKNGRVAEARRLFDAMPSRNLVSWNTMIAGYSHNQFVLAASNLFDRMPERDIFSYSLMITCYARNGELEKAQELFDRMPAEKSSVCYNTLISGYAKSGRFEDAVQLLNKMPSQSLVSWNSVLAGYTQNKKMGSALKFFEQMPAKDVVSQNLMLDGYVRIGDLDCALEFFRRIDSPNVVSWVTMISGYCRSGRIFQARELFDQMPERNVVSWNAMIAGYVQSLQIEEAYKLFMEMPEKNAISWTTMINGYVRIGNLDEACKMLGKMPFNSVAAETAIMNGYVRKERMDDAHQIFNQIRAQDAVCWNTMISGYAQCGRMDEAVDLFEQMPRKDVVSWNTMVAGYAQCGQMSKAISIFEQIGHKNTVSWNSIISGFAQNGFYAEALLYLVLMKKEGKKPDWSTFACGLSACANLAALQVGKQLHDLLLKSGHITDFFAGNALITMYARCGRILQARRVFNEMAVVDVISWNALIAGFALNGDGREAISLFREMGRNNVSPDEVTFVGVLSACSHAGLIDEGLALFDSMSKDYSIRPVAEHYACIVDLLGRAGRLMEAFGLVKQMPVEANAGIWGALLGACRIHKNRELARFAAPKLFELEPHKTSNYVLLSNINAEVGRWDEVERMRVLIKERGVQKQPARSWIEIKNKVCSFSADDSAETRTSEVCRVLEELSAQMRDTGIFPDSSVLDCG, encoded by the coding sequence ATGAGCTGCAAACTCAAATCCGCGGGCGACGGAGCAGCCCTTGTTTTCCACCAGAATCTGAAGCTCACGCATCTTGCCAAATGCGGCCGCCTCGACGAAGCCGTCGCCGTCTTCAACGCCATGAGCACCCGCAACACCGTCACCTACAACTCCATGATCTCCGCCTACGCCAAGAACGGCCGAGTCGCCGAGGCGCGGCGCCTCTTCGACGCCATGCCCTCCCGCAATTTGGTTTCCTGGAACACCATGATCGCCGGGTACTCCCACAACCAATTCGTTCTCGCAGCCTCTAACCTGTTCGATAGAATGCCCGAAAGAGACATCTTTTCGTATTCCCTAATGATTACCTGCTATGCACGAAATGGTGAATTGGAGAAGGCGCAGGAACTGTTCGATAGAATGCCTGCCGAGAAGAGCTCGGTTTGCTACAACACACTGATATCGGGATATGCAAAGAGTGGGAGGTTCGAAGATGCTGTACAGTTGTTGAATAAAATGCCTTCTCAGAGCTTGGTTTCCTGGAATTCGGTGCTCGCCGGGTACACGCAGAACAAGAAGATGGGTTCGGCTTTGAAATTCTTTGAGCAAATGCCGGCGAAAGATGTGGTGTCTCAAAACTTGATGCTTGATGGGTATGTTCGGATCGGGGACTTGGACTGCGCTTTGGAGTTTTTTAGGAGGATTGACTCGCCGAATGTTGTTTCTTGGGTGACTATGATAAGCGGGTATTGTAGGAGTGGCAGGATTTTTCAAGCTAGGGAGTTGTTCGATCAAATGCCGGAGAGAAATGTTGTCTCATGGAATGCGATGATTGCAGGGTATGTGCAAAGTTTGCAGATAGAAGAGGCTTACAAATTGTTCATGGAGATGCCGGAGAAGAATGCAATTTCATGGACAACGATGATAAATGGATATGTTCGTATTGGGAACCTCGACGAAGCTTGTAAAATGCTCGGTAAAATGCCTTTCAACAGTGTGGCAGCAGAAACTGCAATAATGAATGGCTATGTTAGGAAGGAAAGAATGGATGATgctcatcaaatttttaaccaaatAAGAGCACAGGATGCTGTATGTTGGAACACGATGATTTCAGGCTATGCACAATGCGGACGAATGGATGAGGCCGTGGATTTATTCGAGCAAATGCCAAGGAAGGATGTTGTGTCGTGGAATACTATGGTAGCAGGTTATGCTCAATGTGGGCAAATGAGCAAAGCTATAAGCATTTTTGAACAGATTGGTCACAAGAATACCGTGTCATGGAATTCTATCATCTCTGGTTTCGCGCAGAATGGCTTCTACGCGGAAGCACTTCTTTATCTCGTGCTCATGAAAAAGGAGGGGAAGAAGCCCGATTGGTCTACTTTCGCTTGCGGCTTAAGTGCTTGTGCAAACCTTGCGGCTTTGCAAGTAGGTAAGCAACTCCACGACCTCCTACTCAAAAGTGGGCACATTACCGACTTCTTCGCTGGCAATGCCTTGATAACCATGTACGCTCGTTGTGGAAGGATCCTACAAGCAAGACGGGTCTTTAATGAAATGGCGGTCGTTGACGTTATTTCATGGAATGCTTTGATTGCTGGCTTTGCCTTAAATGGTGATGGAAGAGAGGCAATTTCACTCTTTCGAGAGATGGGGCGAAATAATGTTAGTCCCGACGAGGTAACATTTGTTGGTGTTCTCTCGGCATGTAGTCATGCGGGATTAATCGATGAAGGACTAGCCTTGTTTGACTCTATGAGCAAAGATTACTCTATTAGACCTGTGGCTGAGCATTATGCTTGTATTGTTGATTTGCTTGGGAGAGCAGGGAGATTAATGGAAGCATTTGGATTAGTGAAGCAAATGCCAGTCGAGGCAAATGCTGGAATATGGGGAGCTTTACTTGGGGCTTGTAGAATTCACAAGAACCGTGAGCTAGCTAGATTCGCTGCGCCGAAACTGTTTGAGCTTGAGCCACATAAGACTTCGAATTATGTGTTATTGTCGAATATAAATGCGGAAGTGGGTAGATGGGATGAGGTTGAAAGAATGAGGGTTTTGATAAAAGAGAGGGGAGTGCAGAAGCAACCGGCGCGCAGCTGGATCGAGATAAAGAATAAGGTTTGTTCCTTCTCGGCCGATGATTCAGCAGAGACAAGGACAAGTGAAGTATGTAGAGTTTTGGAGGAGCTAAGCGCGCAAATGAGAGACACAGGGATTTTCCCCGATTCGTCTGTACTAGATTGTGGATGA
- the LOC109712631 gene encoding protein PAT1 homolog 1-like isoform X2: MEEFELGGLGDAKEGDGAAGFGPYDEEYCFSSVGNREEDEVLGSLSDIDDLATTFSKLNRTVGEPRNAGVIGDRRSFSRESSSTADWTQESDYPNWRDQSILDAEFIQEGKRWSSQPHPSSSTLSDSEELHRTSSYPQRPLQHQTSEPILVPKSPFTSYPPPGGRSHPSSNLTRHASIPSLSVDLQMQMLPNMSPFPASHHHLAGLPHGMHYGGDWSFSPLNIPTTNRRLNSWPNQVNLFSADHPNIVPNLLQQQLPHPNGLVPPLLLSQQQQRLQQLQSSLLQYPRLQSQLFNQLHPPQLGDQRSKPSQGGRQKMRKSQQSSDTISQRTDSGRPQFRSKYMSADEIENILKIQQAATHSSDPYIDDYYHQACLAKKSAGSGLKHHFHPTSIKDVPSKSRNSHEKHAFLQVDSLGRFSFSSIRMPRPLLEIDLPSTSDDGSVKSLEQEPMLAARITIEDGLCLLLEVDDIDRLLEVTQPQDGGFQLRRKRQLLLEGLAASLQLADPLGPTKPELAPKDDLIFLRLVSLPKGRKLLSRYIQLLSPGSELARIVCMAIFRHLRFLFGGLSIDTSAAETTTKLARTVSLCVQSMELSSLSACLAAVVCSSEQPPLRPLGCSAGDGASIIIKTVLDRATELLTNSLTTNNYSVSNRALWQASFDAFFGLLTKYCLSKYDSILQMFLMQLSNAAALESEVSRALSREMPFELLRAGLPHTNEQQRDMLNRFAQRSMPAFGFRVRGGGSGAITSESVPS, from the exons ATGGAGGAATTTGAACTAGGGGGGTTAGGAGATGCTAAAGAAGGTGATGGTGCTGCTGGATTTGGGCCTTATGATGAGGAATACTGTTTTTCTTCTGTTGGCAATAGAGAAGAG GATGAAGTTTTAGGTTCGCTGTCTGACATTGACGATCTTGCAACCACTTTTTCAAAG TTGAACAGAACTGTTGGTGAACCAAGGAATGCAGGGGTTATTGGTGATAGAAGATCTTTTTCAAGAGAAA GTTCTTCAACTGCTGACTGGACTCAGGAATCAGACTATCCAAATTGGAGAGATCAGTCTATACTCGATGCTGAGTTCATTCAAGAAGGTAAACGGTGGAGTTCACAGCCGCATCCTTCTTCATCCACTCTTTCAGATTCCGAAGAATTGCACAGAACCTCTTCGTATCCTCAGCGACCGCTGCAACATCAAACAAGCGAACCAATTCTTGTACCCAAGTCTCCGTTTACTTCCTATCCTCCGCCAGGCGGACGGTCTCATCCCTCATCAAACCTCACACGCCATGCAAGCATTCCATCTCTCTCTGTTGACCTGCAGATGCAGATGCTTCCAAATATGTCTCCTTTTCCAGCATCTCATCATCATTTAGCTGGATTACCTCATGGAATGCATTATGGAGGAGATTGGTCTTTCAGCCCCTTAAATATTCCGACTACTAACCGGCGGCTAAACAGCTGGCCAAACCAAGTTAACCTCTTTTCTGCTGATCATCCCAATATAGTACCTAACTTGTTACAACAGCAATTACCTCATCCAAATGGTTTAGTGCCGCCACTACTATTGTCTCAGCAGCAACAGAGATTACAACAGCTCCAGTCATCTCTTCTTCAGTACCCACGTTTGCAGTCTCAATTATTCAACCAGCTTCATCCACCACAATTGGGGGACCAAAGGTCAAAGCCATCTCAAGGGGGAAGACAGAAAATGCGCAAGTCTCAACAGTCTTCTGATACAATTAGCCAGAGGACCGATAGTGGGCGGCCACAATTTAGATCCAAGTACATGTCAGCTGATGAGATAGAAAATATCTTGAAAATACAGCAAGCTGCAACTCATAGCAGTGATCCTTACATTGATGATTACTACCATCAAGCTTGTCTTGCAAAGAAGTCTGCTGGCTCCGGGCTGAAGCACCATTTCCACCCAACATCCATAAAGGATGTGCCTTCTAAATCACGAAACAGCCATGAAAAACATGCATTCCTTCAAGTCGATTCACTTGGGAggttctctttctcttctatTCGCATGCCTCGCCCTCTCCTCGAGATAGACTTGCCTTCTACTTCGGATGATGGTTCTGTTAAGTCCCTAGAACAAGAGCCTATGTTAGCAGCTAGAATCACCATTGAAGATGGCCTTTGCCTTCTTCTTGAGGTAGATGACATCGATCGACTGTTAGAGGTCACCCAGCCACAAGATGGCGGTTTCCAACTTAGACGGAAAAGACAGCTTCTCCTAGAAGGTCTTGCGGCATCACTTCAACTCGCTGATCCTCTTGGCCCAACTAAACCTGAGCTCGCCCCGAAGGATGATCTCATTTTTCTTCGTTTAGTTTCTCTTCCAAAAGGCCGGAAGCTCCTTTCACGCTACATTCAACTTCTCAGCCCCGGAAGCGAGCTTGCACGTATAGTCTGCATGGCCATTTTTAGGCATCTGAGGTTCTTATTTGGTGGTTTATCAATAGATACTAGTGCGGCAGAAACCACAACGAAACTTGCGAGGACTGTTTCTTTGTGTGTTCAGAGTATGGAGTTAAGTTCACTCAGTGCTTGCCTTGCTGCTGTGGTCTGCTCCTCTGAACAGCCGCCCCTTCGTCCACTCGGTTGTTCTGCTGGTGATGGAGCATCCATAATCATCAAAACTGTTCTTGACAGAGCAACAGAACTTCTGACCAATTCCCTCACAACAAACAACTATTCTGTTTCGAACCGAGCTTTATGGCAGGCGTCATTCGATGCTTTCTTTGGGCTTCTCACCAAATATTGTTTGAGTAAATATGATAGTATATTGCAAATGTTTCTCATGCAGTTATCAAACGCTGCAGCACTTGAATCCGAGGTGAGCAGAGCTCTGAGTAGGGAGATGCCTTTCGAGTTGCTTCGTGCTGGTCTTCCTCATACGAATGAGCAGCAGCGTGATATGCTGAATAGGTTCGCTCAGAGATCTATGCCTGCCTTTGGTTTTCGCGTTCGTGGTGGTGGCAGTGGGGCTATTACTTCTGAATCAGTTCCCAGTTAA
- the LOC109713208 gene encoding uncharacterized protein LOC109713208 — translation MAVARVLGSTLLGFSRAPSSASSSYSSCSSSPLLLQWQWRRLFSSSASRLSMSLKAGIVGLPNVGKSTLFNAVVENGKAQAANFPFCTIEPNVGIVGVPDPRLNVLAELSKSQKVAPASIEFVDIAGLVKGASQGEGLGNKFLSHIREVDSILQVVRCFEDNDVVHVNGKVDPKSDIDVINLELVFSDLDQIEKRLEKLKKGKAKDSQSKLKEEAERSALEKIQKALVDGKPARSVSLTDLEKESIRHLCLLTMKPVIYVANVAESDLAEPSSNLHVKDVENLASELQSGVVTISAQVEAELTELPLNERIEYLRSLGVDESGLGNLIRATYNLLGLRTYFTSGEKETKAWTILAGMTAPQAAGVIHSDFEKGFIRAETVSYDDFVAAGSLAAAREKGLLRSEGKDYVVQEGDVMLFRFNV, via the exons ATGGCCGTGGCTAGGGTTTTGGGATCGACTCTTCTAGGGTTTAGTCGTGCCCCTTCCTCCGCCTCATCCTCCTACTCGTCGTgctcctcctcccctctcctcctccaatGGCAATGGCGccgcctcttctcctcctccgcctcgcgcCTCAGCATGAGCCTCAAGGCCGGAATCGTCGGCCTCCCCAACGTTGGCAAATCCACTCTCTTCAACGCCGTC GTTGAGAATGGGAAAGCGCAGGCCGCCAATTTTCCATTCTGTACGATAGAGCCAAATGTCGGCATTGTTGGTGTGCCGGATCCGCGTTTGAATGTGCTTGCAGAGCTGAGTAAATCGCAAAAAGTTGCTCCAGCATCGATCGAGTTCGTTGATATCGCCGGCCTTGTCAAAGGAGCCAGTCAAGGAGAG GGATTAGGGAATAAATTTCTTTCACACATCCGTGAAGTTGATTCCATACTCCAG GTAGTGCGCTGCTTTGAGGACAATGACGTTGTTCATGTGAATGGGAAAGTTGATCCAAAGTCAGATATTGATGTCATCAACTTAGAGCTGGTTTTCTCTGATCTTGACCAG ATAGAGAAAAGGTTAGAGAAActtaaaaaaggaaaagcaaaaGACTCCCAGTCAAAACTAAAG GAGGAAGCTGAGAGGTCAGCACTTGAAAAAATTCAGAAGGCCCTAGTGGATGGAAAACCTGCAAGATCTGTTTCATTGACGGATCTTGAGAAAGAATCTATACGGCATCTCTGTTTACTAACAATGAAACCTGTGATATATGTGGCTAATGTGGCTGAGTCTGACCTTGCGGAACCTTCTAGTAATCTTCACGTCAAGGATGTGGAAAATCTTGCATCAGAGTTGCAATCTGGGGTGGTTACAATTTCAGCACAG GTTGAAGCAGAGCTGACTGAACTTCCCTTAAATGAGAGAATTGAGTACTTGAGGTCTCTTGGTGTTGATGAAAGTGGACTGGGCAATCTTATAAGAGCGACGTATAATCTTTTGGGTTTGAGGACTTACTTTACATCAGGAGAAAAG GAAACAAAAGCTTGGACGATACTTGCTG GTATGACGGCACCTCAAGCTGCAGGAGTTATTCATTCGGACTTTGAGAAAGGCTTCATTCGAGCAGAGACT GTATCCTATGATGATTTTGTGGCAGCTGGTTCTCTTGCAGCAGCAAGGGAAAAAGGGCTA TTGCGATCGGAGGGAAAAGATTACGTTGTACAGGAGGGAGATGTCATGCTCTTCCGTTTCAACGTCTGA
- the LOC109712729 gene encoding pentatricopeptide repeat-containing protein At4g13650-like, with protein MEPPLRDHLSSYLKRRATTDPRAVHGLSLKLGCLVSTFLCNHLLCAYVSRSMQDARKVFDEMPQRNVVTWTLLISGYTRLGNLKNGIFLLRGMLNDGGLLPNTFTFGSMISGCARARDSRTGIQLHCHTIKFGVEYDSFVAGTLIDMYAKCGEIESSWRVFDQTSYKDVVSWTSMITCFANSEQYMFKKSALDLFKDMIRWKVWPVGMTFSSLLKIFDKPGKLGIGKQVHGWIVKLGIEVDNLLGSALISMYGKCGGVDEIIRLSTRLSRDVVSGTSLLVSFMQNGYNKEAIDVFQKMIDEKVAIDPSVITSVAVACASLGQLATGKEIHCYTVRSRFISDVSTANAIISLYGRCGDVKSADRLFQQMRDKDIISWTALLTCYGQNDCGEEALILFRRMLREGLSAPVFSVTGALRACSILTNLQMGQQIHSKAVKLGIGDNLSVENSLITMYAKCGNVDFALKVFFLMPERNIVSWNALINGFSQHGHENDALKLFVLMQEEGIKPDDYTFTGILASCSRMGLVEEGCEYFEQMSTEYELEPKMEQYACMVDLFGRAGRLNDAIEFIDAMPCEPDRLVWETLLTSCKVHGYVELGRFAAKKVLEMRPEDPSPYVSLASIHASMGMWDRKAHIRTMMRDQGIRKDTGMSWVEAQEQISEDRVDMLQVGEI; from the coding sequence ATGGAACCTCCTCTCCGTGACCACCTCTCCTCCTACCTCAAGCGCCGCGCCACCACCGATCCCAGGGCCGTTCATGGCCTCTCTCTCAAGCTCGGTTGCTTGGTCTCCACCTTCCTCTGCAACCACCTCCTCTGCGCCTACGTTTCCCGGTCGATGCAGGACGCGCGcaaggtgttcgacgaaatgccccaACGAAACGTCGTCACGTGGACTCTGCTAATTTCTGGGTATACCCGCTTGGGTAATCTTAAAAATGGCATCTTTTTGCTTAGGGGGATGTTAAACGACGGTGGTCTTCTTCCGAACACGTTCACGTTCGGTAGCATGATCAGCGGCTGCGCTCGCGCGAGGGATTCGAGAACAGGGATTCAGCTTCATTGCCACACGATTAAATTTGGTGTGGAGTATGATTCATTCGTAGCAGGGACGTTGATCGACATGTACGCAAAGTGCGGGGAGATTGAGAGTTCATGGAGGGTCTTTGATCAAACCTCTTATAAGGATGTCGTGAGTTGGACTAGTATGATCACTTGTTTTGCCAATAGCGAGCAGTATATGTTCAAAAAATCCGCACTTGATCTCTTCAAGGACATGATTCGCTGGAAAGTTTGGCCGGTTGGAATGACCTTTTCTAGTCTTCTTAAGATCTTCGACAAACCAGGTAAGCTTGGTATAGGTAAACAAGTTCATGGGTGGATAGTGAAGCTTGGAATTGAAGTCGATAACCTATTAGGTAGTGCCCTGATCTCTATGTATGGGAAGTGCGGAGGAGTGGATGAAATAATCAGACTCTCTACGAGACTGAGTCGCGATGTTGTTTCAGGGACTTCGTTGCTCGTATCTTTCATGCAAAATGGATACAACAAAGAGGCGATCGATGTGTTTCAAAAGATGATTGACGAAAAAGTGGCAATTGACCCATCTGTGATAACTAGTGTAGCTGTGGCATGCGCATCTTTAGGACAATTAGCAACGGGAAAGGAGATTCATTGCTACACTGTGAGAAGTAGATTCATTTCAGATGTATCAACCGCCAAtgcaattatttctctttacggGAGATGCGGTGATGTCAAAAGCGCAGATAGATTATTCCAGCAGATGAGAGATAAAGATATTATCTCTTGGACTGCATTATTGACATGTTATGGGCAAAATGATTGTGGAGAAGAAGCACTCATCTTATTCAGGAGAATGCTTCGAGAAGGGCTGAGCGCGCCCGTCTTCAGTGTAACCGGTGCTCTTAGGGCTTGTTCGATTCTTACCAACCTTCAAATGGGCCAGCAAATCCACTCAAAGGCTGTAAAATTGGGGATTGGTGATAACTTATCTGTTGAGAATTCCCTGATAACTATGTATGCTAAGTGTGGAAATGTGGATTTTGCGTTGAAAGTTTTCTTCTTAATGCCCGAAAGAAATATCGTCTCCTGGAATGCTTTGATCAATGGCTTTTCGCAACATGGACATGAAAACGACGCTTTGAAGCTCTTTGTTTTGATGCAGGAAGAAGGCATTAAACCCGACGACTATACTTTCACGGGAATCCTAGCTTCTTGTAGCCGAATGGGTCTTGTCGAAGAGGGTTGCGAGTACTTCGAACAAATGAGCACCGAGTATGAACTGGAGCCTAAGATGGAGCAGTATGCTTGTATGGTCGATCTATTTGGTCGAGCAGGTAGGCTCAATGATGCAATTGAGTTTATTGATGCAATGCCATGTGAACCGGACCGACTGGTCTGGGAAACACTTCTCACTTCTTGCAAAGTCCATGGATATGTAGAACTTGGAAGATTCGCAGCGAAGAAGGTATTGGAAATGAGACCAGAGGATCCTTCCCCTTATGTTAGTTTGGCGAGTATCCATGCTTCAATGGGCATGTGGGATAGAAAGGCTCACATTCGCACAATGATGAGGGATCAAGGGATAAGAAAGGATACCGGAATGAGTTGGGTTGAAGCCCAAGAACAAATTTCAGAAGATAGGGTTGATATGTTACAAGTTGGAGAAATTTGA
- the LOC109712631 gene encoding protein PAT1 homolog 1-like isoform X1 codes for MMRGVDGEGGVPQNPNPVADLGEFGDPAEGNTCFDASQYAFFGNELMEEFELGGLGDAKEGDGAAGFGPYDEEYCFSSVGNREEDEVLGSLSDIDDLATTFSKLNRTVGEPRNAGVIGDRRSFSRESSSTADWTQESDYPNWRDQSILDAEFIQEGKRWSSQPHPSSSTLSDSEELHRTSSYPQRPLQHQTSEPILVPKSPFTSYPPPGGRSHPSSNLTRHASIPSLSVDLQMQMLPNMSPFPASHHHLAGLPHGMHYGGDWSFSPLNIPTTNRRLNSWPNQVNLFSADHPNIVPNLLQQQLPHPNGLVPPLLLSQQQQRLQQLQSSLLQYPRLQSQLFNQLHPPQLGDQRSKPSQGGRQKMRKSQQSSDTISQRTDSGRPQFRSKYMSADEIENILKIQQAATHSSDPYIDDYYHQACLAKKSAGSGLKHHFHPTSIKDVPSKSRNSHEKHAFLQVDSLGRFSFSSIRMPRPLLEIDLPSTSDDGSVKSLEQEPMLAARITIEDGLCLLLEVDDIDRLLEVTQPQDGGFQLRRKRQLLLEGLAASLQLADPLGPTKPELAPKDDLIFLRLVSLPKGRKLLSRYIQLLSPGSELARIVCMAIFRHLRFLFGGLSIDTSAAETTTKLARTVSLCVQSMELSSLSACLAAVVCSSEQPPLRPLGCSAGDGASIIIKTVLDRATELLTNSLTTNNYSVSNRALWQASFDAFFGLLTKYCLSKYDSILQMFLMQLSNAAALESEVSRALSREMPFELLRAGLPHTNEQQRDMLNRFAQRSMPAFGFRVRGGGSGAITSESVPS; via the exons ATGATGAGGGGAGTTGATGGCGAGGGTGGGGTTCCTCAGAACCCTAACCCTGTTGCCGATCTCGGGGAGTTTGGCGACCCCGCGGAAG GGAACACCTGTTTTGATGCTTCACAGTATGCATTTTTTGGCAATGAGTTGATGGAGGAATTTGAACTAGGGGGGTTAGGAGATGCTAAAGAAGGTGATGGTGCTGCTGGATTTGGGCCTTATGATGAGGAATACTGTTTTTCTTCTGTTGGCAATAGAGAAGAG GATGAAGTTTTAGGTTCGCTGTCTGACATTGACGATCTTGCAACCACTTTTTCAAAG TTGAACAGAACTGTTGGTGAACCAAGGAATGCAGGGGTTATTGGTGATAGAAGATCTTTTTCAAGAGAAA GTTCTTCAACTGCTGACTGGACTCAGGAATCAGACTATCCAAATTGGAGAGATCAGTCTATACTCGATGCTGAGTTCATTCAAGAAGGTAAACGGTGGAGTTCACAGCCGCATCCTTCTTCATCCACTCTTTCAGATTCCGAAGAATTGCACAGAACCTCTTCGTATCCTCAGCGACCGCTGCAACATCAAACAAGCGAACCAATTCTTGTACCCAAGTCTCCGTTTACTTCCTATCCTCCGCCAGGCGGACGGTCTCATCCCTCATCAAACCTCACACGCCATGCAAGCATTCCATCTCTCTCTGTTGACCTGCAGATGCAGATGCTTCCAAATATGTCTCCTTTTCCAGCATCTCATCATCATTTAGCTGGATTACCTCATGGAATGCATTATGGAGGAGATTGGTCTTTCAGCCCCTTAAATATTCCGACTACTAACCGGCGGCTAAACAGCTGGCCAAACCAAGTTAACCTCTTTTCTGCTGATCATCCCAATATAGTACCTAACTTGTTACAACAGCAATTACCTCATCCAAATGGTTTAGTGCCGCCACTACTATTGTCTCAGCAGCAACAGAGATTACAACAGCTCCAGTCATCTCTTCTTCAGTACCCACGTTTGCAGTCTCAATTATTCAACCAGCTTCATCCACCACAATTGGGGGACCAAAGGTCAAAGCCATCTCAAGGGGGAAGACAGAAAATGCGCAAGTCTCAACAGTCTTCTGATACAATTAGCCAGAGGACCGATAGTGGGCGGCCACAATTTAGATCCAAGTACATGTCAGCTGATGAGATAGAAAATATCTTGAAAATACAGCAAGCTGCAACTCATAGCAGTGATCCTTACATTGATGATTACTACCATCAAGCTTGTCTTGCAAAGAAGTCTGCTGGCTCCGGGCTGAAGCACCATTTCCACCCAACATCCATAAAGGATGTGCCTTCTAAATCACGAAACAGCCATGAAAAACATGCATTCCTTCAAGTCGATTCACTTGGGAggttctctttctcttctatTCGCATGCCTCGCCCTCTCCTCGAGATAGACTTGCCTTCTACTTCGGATGATGGTTCTGTTAAGTCCCTAGAACAAGAGCCTATGTTAGCAGCTAGAATCACCATTGAAGATGGCCTTTGCCTTCTTCTTGAGGTAGATGACATCGATCGACTGTTAGAGGTCACCCAGCCACAAGATGGCGGTTTCCAACTTAGACGGAAAAGACAGCTTCTCCTAGAAGGTCTTGCGGCATCACTTCAACTCGCTGATCCTCTTGGCCCAACTAAACCTGAGCTCGCCCCGAAGGATGATCTCATTTTTCTTCGTTTAGTTTCTCTTCCAAAAGGCCGGAAGCTCCTTTCACGCTACATTCAACTTCTCAGCCCCGGAAGCGAGCTTGCACGTATAGTCTGCATGGCCATTTTTAGGCATCTGAGGTTCTTATTTGGTGGTTTATCAATAGATACTAGTGCGGCAGAAACCACAACGAAACTTGCGAGGACTGTTTCTTTGTGTGTTCAGAGTATGGAGTTAAGTTCACTCAGTGCTTGCCTTGCTGCTGTGGTCTGCTCCTCTGAACAGCCGCCCCTTCGTCCACTCGGTTGTTCTGCTGGTGATGGAGCATCCATAATCATCAAAACTGTTCTTGACAGAGCAACAGAACTTCTGACCAATTCCCTCACAACAAACAACTATTCTGTTTCGAACCGAGCTTTATGGCAGGCGTCATTCGATGCTTTCTTTGGGCTTCTCACCAAATATTGTTTGAGTAAATATGATAGTATATTGCAAATGTTTCTCATGCAGTTATCAAACGCTGCAGCACTTGAATCCGAGGTGAGCAGAGCTCTGAGTAGGGAGATGCCTTTCGAGTTGCTTCGTGCTGGTCTTCCTCATACGAATGAGCAGCAGCGTGATATGCTGAATAGGTTCGCTCAGAGATCTATGCCTGCCTTTGGTTTTCGCGTTCGTGGTGGTGGCAGTGGGGCTATTACTTCTGAATCAGTTCCCAGTTAA